In Dromaius novaehollandiae isolate bDroNov1 chromosome 3, bDroNov1.hap1, whole genome shotgun sequence, the following are encoded in one genomic region:
- the PEX13 gene encoding peroxisome biogenesis factor 13 — MASQPPPPKPWENRRLAGTVAPAFQSADLGDNLLTRPGQPTVARIPPPILPRPSQQTGSSSLSTFRPAYSSSFSPGYGSYGTSFYGSYNPYSYGYGGLGYNRFRTDDIPPSRFVQQAEESSRGAFQSIESIVHAFASVSMMMDATFSAVYNSFRAVLDVANHFSRLKVHFTKVFSALAIVRTIRYLYQRLQRLLGLRKSSENEDLWAESEGTVARAGVEDKAASSAKSWPIFLFFAVILGGPYLIWKLLSTYSDEETVSSNWASGEDDHVVGRAEYDFSALSEEEISFRAGDMLKLAPKEQQPKIRGWLLASYDGQTTGLVPANYIKILGKRRGRKTVDLERIAGQQSVFTNTSVKGPTAAVTLEEQEAAFDSVFAGTNKVPVASDSTAISGEKQEL, encoded by the exons ATGGCgtcgcagccgccgccgcccaaGCCCTGGGAGAACCGGCGGCTGGCGGGCACCGTGGCGCCCGCCTTCCA GTCTGCTGACTTGGGCGACAACCTGCTGACTAGGCCTGGACAACCCACAGTTGCACGAATACCTCCACCTATTTTGCCAAGACCATCACAGCAAACAGGAAGCAGTAGTCTGAGCACTTTCAGGCCAGCGTATAGTAGTTCTTTTTCTCCAGGCTATGGCTCATATGGAACTTCTTTTTACGGAAGCTATAATCCTTACAGTTACGGATATGGTGGTTTGGGTTATAACCGCTTTCGTACAGATGATATTCCTCCCAGCAGGTTTGTTCAGCAGGCTGAAGAGAGCAGCAGAGGTGCATTTCAGTCCATTGAAAGTATTGTGCATGCATTTGCCTCGGTCAGCATGATGATGGATGCTACCTTTTCAGCTGTGTACAACAGTTTCAGAGCTGTGCTGGATGTAGCCAATCACTTCTCCCGCCTCAAAGTACACTTCACAAAGGTGTTTTCAGCTCTTGCTATAGTGAGAACTATAAGATATCTCTATCAGCGTCTACAGCGATTACTAGGTCTACGGAAGAGCTCTGAGAATGAGGATTTGTGGGCTGAGAGTGAGGGGACGGTGGCTCGTGCTGGTGTTGAAGACAAGGCAGCCAGCTCTGCAAAATCCTGGCctattttcttgttctttgctGTTATACTGGGAGGTCCCTATCTGATTTGGAAACTGCTTTCTACATACAGTGACGAAGAAACAG tATCTAGTAACTGGGCAAGTGGAGAAGATGATCATGTAGTTGGAAGAGCAGAATATGACTTCAGTGCTCtttcagaagaagaaatttcTTTCCGTGCTGGTGATATGCTAAAATTAGCACCCAAAG aacaaCAACCCAAAATCCGTGGTTGGCTTTTGGCTAGTTATGATGGTCAAACAACAGGACTTGTGCCAGCTAATTACATCAAAATACTGGGAAAAAGAAGAGGTAGGAAAACAGTGGACCTGGAAAGGATTGCGGGGCAACAGTCAGTCTTTACCAACACATCTGTTAAAGGACCTACTGCTGCTGTGACTTTAGAGGAGCAGGAAGCTGCTTTTGATTCTGTTTTTGCTGGAACTAATAAAGTTCCTGTTGCATCTGATTCCACTGcgatcagtggagagaaacaggaactCTAA